Proteins from a genomic interval of Pseudoruegeria sp. SHC-113:
- a CDS encoding TetR/AcrR family transcriptional regulator — MNIIADTIKKGRKFDQVIEGARAIFMRDGFEGANVDDIAKAAGVSKATLYSYFPDKRVLFAEVARQECERQAESTINVVDMANDPREALTHIARAMVEFVTSDFGINVFRICVAESARFPELGCQFYDSGPRLVRERVSEFLRCAAEQGHFVIDDMELAAEQLMELTKTYIFPRILCGIQTKFSDAEKARIVDGAVEMFMARYGTGSTARA; from the coding sequence ATGAACATCATTGCTGACACCATCAAGAAGGGCCGCAAGTTCGATCAGGTGATCGAGGGCGCGCGGGCCATCTTCATGCGAGACGGCTTTGAAGGGGCAAATGTGGACGATATCGCCAAGGCGGCCGGTGTCTCCAAGGCGACGCTCTATTCCTATTTCCCCGACAAGCGCGTGCTCTTTGCGGAAGTGGCGCGGCAGGAATGCGAGCGGCAGGCGGAGTCCACGATCAACGTGGTGGACATGGCCAATGACCCGCGCGAAGCCCTGACCCATATCGCGCGAGCGATGGTGGAGTTCGTGACCTCTGATTTCGGGATCAACGTCTTCCGCATCTGCGTGGCGGAATCGGCGCGCTTTCCCGAGCTGGGCTGCCAGTTCTACGACTCTGGCCCGCGCCTCGTGCGCGAACGCGTGTCGGAGTTCCTGCGCTGTGCGGCCGAGCAGGGCCATTTCGTGATCGACGATATGGAGCTGGCCGCCGAGCAACTGATGGAGCTGACCAAGACCTATATCTTCCCGCGCATTCTCTGCGGCATCCAGACGAAGTTCTCCGACGCTGAGAAAGCGCGCATCGTGGACGGCGCCGTGGAGATGTTCATGGCCCGCTACGGCACAGGCAGCACGGCGCGGGCATAA
- the mbfA gene encoding iron exporter MbfA, with the protein MFSPRKRLKFSDLDARQILSLAIASEEEDAQIYRHYADSLRADFPASAQVFDGMAQEEDDHRRRLIDVYTERFGPNIVPIRRDHVAGFPTRHPTWLVENLGLERMREEAAMMEKGAANFYTKAAQRTSDAGIRKLLGDLAAEEMGHATKAERLQETHLDDTAKDQEEVTAQRQFILTWVQPGLAGLMDGSVSTLAPIFAAAFATQDTWITFQVGLAASVGAGISMGFTEAASDDGQLSGRGSPVKRGFASGIMTTVGGMGHALPYLIPDFWTATVIAILVVFIELWAIVWIQNRFMQTPFFRATFQVVLGGALVFAAGALIGGG; encoded by the coding sequence ATGTTCTCCCCGCGCAAACGGCTGAAGTTCTCCGATCTCGACGCACGCCAGATTCTGTCGCTCGCCATCGCCTCGGAGGAGGAAGACGCCCAGATCTACCGCCACTACGCCGACAGCCTGCGCGCCGATTTCCCGGCCTCGGCGCAGGTGTTCGATGGCATGGCGCAGGAAGAAGACGATCATCGCCGCCGTCTGATCGATGTCTACACCGAGCGCTTCGGCCCCAACATCGTGCCGATCCGCCGTGATCACGTGGCCGGTTTCCCCACGCGCCATCCCACGTGGCTGGTGGAAAACCTCGGGCTGGAGCGGATGCGCGAAGAGGCCGCGATGATGGAAAAAGGCGCGGCCAATTTCTACACCAAGGCCGCGCAGCGCACCTCGGATGCGGGCATCCGCAAGTTGTTGGGGGACCTGGCGGCCGAGGAAATGGGCCATGCCACGAAGGCCGAGCGCCTGCAGGAAACCCATCTGGACGATACCGCGAAGGATCAGGAAGAAGTGACGGCCCAGCGGCAGTTCATCCTCACATGGGTGCAGCCGGGGCTCGCTGGGTTGATGGACGGCTCCGTCTCCACGCTCGCTCCGATCTTCGCCGCCGCCTTCGCCACGCAGGATACGTGGATCACCTTCCAGGTCGGCCTTGCGGCGTCGGTGGGGGCTGGGATCTCTATGGGGTTCACCGAGGCGGCCTCTGACGATGGCCAATTGTCGGGCAGGGGCTCGCCCGTCAAACGCGGTTTTGCCTCGGGCATCATGACGACGGTGGGCGGTATGGGCCACGCGCTGCCCTACCTGATCCCGGATTTCTGGACCGCTACCGTCATCGCCATCCTTGTTGTCTTCATCGAGCTTTGGGCCATCGTCTGGATCCAGAACCGCTTCATGCAGACCCCCTTCTTCCGCGCCACGTTTCAGGTGGTGCTGGGCGGCGCTTTGGTGTTTGCGGCAGGCGCGTTGATCGGCGGGGGATAG
- a CDS encoding AEC family transporter, producing the protein MVEIFLKTLPFFGLIALGYWAGRTRFFSEEATAYLTKFVFYFALSAMLFKFSANLSLAEILDWPFIWAYLLGTAAVYVIATLVALIRKRGIAEAAVEAQCAVIGNIGFLGIPMLALLLGEAAIGYVMMMLAVDLIVFGSLIVILITGSRDGRVSLRTLRTVGMGLLRNPMIVSIAVGLTWSALQVPIPVPLNEFVDILGSAATPGALFAVGASLASKSAERVSVAVWLSVCKLALHPAAVAICALLIFPVSPYGAGVMIAAAALPVAGNIFMIAQHYGVAPQRVSAAILISTLVSVATVPPVIAWVSGF; encoded by the coding sequence ATGGTCGAGATCTTTCTGAAAACGCTGCCCTTCTTCGGGCTGATCGCGCTGGGCTACTGGGCCGGGCGCACGCGCTTCTTTTCCGAGGAGGCCACTGCCTACCTGACGAAGTTCGTTTTCTACTTCGCGCTCTCGGCGATGCTGTTCAAATTCTCCGCCAACCTCTCGCTGGCCGAGATCCTCGACTGGCCCTTCATCTGGGCCTACCTGCTGGGCACGGCCGCCGTTTACGTGATCGCCACGCTGGTGGCCCTGATCCGCAAGCGTGGCATCGCCGAAGCGGCCGTAGAGGCCCAATGCGCGGTGATCGGCAATATCGGCTTCCTCGGCATCCCCATGCTGGCGTTGCTGCTGGGTGAAGCCGCCATTGGCTACGTGATGATGATGCTGGCGGTGGATCTGATCGTGTTCGGCAGCCTCATCGTGATCCTGATCACCGGCAGCCGCGACGGGCGTGTTTCGCTACGCACCCTGCGCACCGTGGGCATGGGCCTCTTGCGCAACCCGATGATCGTCTCCATCGCGGTTGGCCTCACATGGTCTGCCCTGCAGGTGCCCATTCCGGTGCCGCTGAACGAATTCGTGGATATCCTCGGCTCCGCCGCCACCCCCGGCGCGCTGTTCGCCGTGGGGGCCTCGCTTGCCTCCAAATCGGCGGAGCGGGTCAGCGTGGCCGTCTGGCTTTCGGTCTGCAAGCTGGCGCTGCACCCGGCGGCAGTGGCGATCTGCGCGCTGCTGATCTTCCCCGTCTCGCCCTATGGCGCGGGTGTAATGATCGCGGCCGCCGCCCTGCCCGTGGCGGGCAATATCTTCATGATCGCGCAGCACTACGGCGTCGCACCTCAGCGGGTGTCGGCGGCGATCCTGATCTCCACCCTCGTAAGCGTCGCCACCGTGCCGCCCGTGATCGCCTGGGTTTCGGGTTTCTGA
- the fghA gene encoding S-formylglutathione hydrolase: MKTLSENKCFGGEQGVYSHASKACACEMTFGLFLPAEAQEGPVPLLWYLSGLTCTHENAMVKAGAQAWAAEQGIALVFPDTSPRGEGVADDSEYDLGQGAGFYLNATQAPWAAHFRMWDYLAEELPAALDAAFPLDMERQAITGHSMGGHGALTLAMGLPGRFRSVSAFAPIANPTESDWGKKQLGAYLGEGADWASHDASLLMAAQGFDGPVLVDQGSEDQFLDLLRPEALAQAMAARRQEGAFRMQKGYDHSYFFVSTFMEEHVNFHAEALYA; this comes from the coding sequence ATGAAGACCCTTTCCGAGAACAAATGCTTCGGCGGCGAGCAGGGCGTCTACAGCCACGCCTCCAAGGCCTGCGCGTGCGAGATGACCTTCGGCCTGTTCCTCCCCGCCGAAGCGCAGGAGGGGCCGGTGCCGCTTCTATGGTATCTCTCGGGCCTCACCTGCACCCATGAGAACGCGATGGTGAAAGCGGGCGCACAGGCCTGGGCGGCGGAGCAGGGCATCGCGCTCGTCTTCCCTGATACCTCGCCGCGCGGCGAAGGCGTGGCCGATGACTCCGAGTATGATCTGGGGCAGGGCGCGGGCTTCTACCTGAACGCCACGCAAGCGCCGTGGGCGGCACATTTCAGAATGTGGGATTACCTCGCCGAGGAGCTTCCGGCGGCGCTTGATGCGGCCTTTCCGCTGGACATGGAACGGCAGGCGATCACCGGCCATTCCATGGGCGGCCACGGCGCGCTGACGCTGGCGATGGGCCTGCCGGGGCGCTTCCGTTCGGTTTCTGCCTTCGCGCCGATTGCCAACCCGACGGAGTCCGACTGGGGCAAGAAACAGCTTGGCGCCTATCTGGGCGAGGGTGCGGATTGGGCTTCCCATGATGCGAGCCTCCTGATGGCGGCGCAGGGCTTTGACGGACCGGTGCTGGTGGATCAGGGCAGCGAGGATCAGTTCCTCGATCTGCTGCGCCCCGAGGCGCTGGCCCAGGCCATGGCGGCGCGGCGGCAGGAGGGGGCGTTCCGGATGCAGAAGGGCTACGACCACTCCTATTTCTTCGTCTCGACCTTCATGGAAGAGCATGTGAATTTCCACGCCGAGGCGCTCTACGCATGA
- a CDS encoding YaiI/YqxD family protein, whose product MSKLYVDADACPVKGEAEKVATRLKVPMFLVSNGGLRLSPNPLVEVVIVPEGPDVADMWIAERAGVGDVVITTDIPLAARCIEAGAAVLKPNGEELTARNIGNVLATRDLMADLRAADPFRQGGGKAFSKQDRANFLNALDRVLGAALRKQ is encoded by the coding sequence ATGAGCAAGCTCTACGTGGACGCCGATGCCTGCCCGGTGAAGGGCGAGGCCGAGAAGGTCGCCACGCGGCTGAAGGTGCCGATGTTTCTGGTCTCCAACGGCGGTTTGCGGCTGTCGCCCAATCCGCTGGTGGAGGTGGTGATCGTGCCGGAAGGCCCTGATGTGGCGGATATGTGGATCGCCGAGCGCGCCGGGGTGGGGGATGTGGTGATCACCACCGATATCCCGCTGGCGGCAAGATGCATCGAGGCGGGGGCGGCGGTGCTGAAGCCCAACGGCGAGGAGCTGACGGCGCGCAACATCGGCAACGTGCTCGCAACGCGTGACCTTATGGCCGACCTGCGCGCCGCCGATCCCTTCCGGCAGGGCGGCGGCAAGGCCTTCTCCAAACAGGACCGCGCCAATTTTCTGAACGCGCTGGACCGTGTGCTGGGTGCGGCGTTGCGCAAGCAATGA